Proteins encoded by one window of Natronomonas salsuginis:
- a CDS encoding DICT sensory domain-containing protein — protein sequence MTTLESLLADAQTRNVRITLYQRGETGSIGGWFDSRGVDMERRSLPDNGPESFVVIERDGGFAGALGTAELSWLLEPPIVRPGDRNGMSAGYSALFDALDDTVFTAMTRRELLAVSREIEDRAYRTGTGVLRVGFQTAAAFDAQLDAYRALATDTTLEIHVHSVDPDDGALLDIEGITYHEGGDAIDQYWALAFDGDGDDGRACGLLAQERTAGYDGFWTDDAATVERISAGLAG from the coding sequence ATGACGACGCTCGAGTCGCTGCTCGCGGACGCCCAAACCCGAAACGTCCGGATCACGCTCTATCAACGCGGCGAGACGGGATCGATCGGGGGGTGGTTCGACAGCCGCGGCGTCGACATGGAGCGCCGATCGCTACCCGATAACGGCCCGGAGTCGTTCGTCGTCATCGAGCGTGACGGCGGGTTCGCGGGCGCGCTCGGCACGGCGGAACTCTCGTGGCTCCTGGAACCGCCGATCGTCCGGCCAGGGGATCGAAACGGGATGTCGGCGGGATACAGCGCGCTGTTCGACGCGCTCGACGACACCGTTTTCACCGCAATGACGCGGCGTGAACTCCTCGCTGTCAGCCGAGAGATCGAGGACCGCGCGTATCGAACCGGGACCGGCGTTCTCCGAGTCGGGTTTCAGACCGCGGCGGCGTTCGACGCACAACTCGACGCGTATCGAGCGCTCGCCACCGACACGACGCTCGAGATACACGTTCACAGCGTCGATCCGGACGATGGAGCGCTCCTCGACATCGAGGGGATCACGTATCACGAAGGAGGTGACGCGATCGACCAGTACTGGGCACTCGCGTTCGACGGTGACGGAGACGACGGGCGAGCATGCGGACTTCTCGCGCAGGAGCGCACGGCGGGATACGACGGATTCTGGACCGACGACGCGGCGACCGTCGAGCGGATCTCGGCCGGACTGGCCGGCTGA
- a CDS encoding DUF7344 domain-containing protein — protein sequence MGDIQNMGNRTKSASGRCVPALSDDRLYRALAARPRRRLLYLLLERGERSVEELATLLTGWEATETGTMGAVADRDRIRTTLDHIHLPLLTDVGLVVYDRQRGTVEAEPVDPFLEELIERGVDAESQPQP from the coding sequence ATGGGGGACATACAGAACATGGGGAACCGGACCAAAAGCGCTTCAGGACGCTGTGTCCCGGCGCTTTCGGATGATCGACTCTACCGCGCACTGGCCGCGAGACCCCGGCGACGACTGCTGTATCTGCTGTTGGAGCGTGGTGAGCGTTCGGTCGAGGAACTCGCTACGCTGCTGACGGGCTGGGAAGCGACCGAAACTGGAACCATGGGGGCGGTCGCCGATCGCGACCGGATCCGCACTACGCTCGATCACATCCACCTTCCGCTGCTTACAGATGTCGGATTGGTGGTGTACGATCGCCAACGCGGTACCGTCGAGGCCGAACCGGTCGATCCGTTCCTCGAAGAACTGATCGAACGGGGTGTCGATGCCGAGTCACAACCGCAGCCATGA
- a CDS encoding universal stress protein, producing the protein MFDHILFPADGSDGANSVFDHVLDVAETHDATLHILHVADTAHDSVTQIDGRVVDVFEREGERIVEELADHAASRDVPTTTDVVQGGVPETILAYADRYDIDLIVMPTRGQTGLKRLFLGSTTARVVRGSPVPVLTLHPDD; encoded by the coding sequence ATGTTCGATCATATCCTGTTTCCGGCGGACGGCAGCGACGGGGCGAACTCGGTGTTCGATCACGTCCTCGACGTGGCCGAAACGCACGATGCGACGCTTCACATCCTCCACGTCGCCGATACGGCCCACGACAGCGTCACGCAGATCGACGGACGAGTCGTCGACGTGTTCGAACGAGAGGGCGAGCGGATCGTCGAGGAGTTGGCCGACCACGCCGCCTCTCGTGACGTTCCGACCACCACCGACGTGGTTCAAGGCGGCGTTCCCGAAACCATCCTCGCGTACGCCGACCGGTACGATATCGATCTCATCGTCATGCCGACGCGAGGCCAGACCGGTCTCAAGCGGCTGTTCCTCGGGAGTACCACGGCGCGGGTCGTTCGAGGCTCGCCCGTCCCGGTACTCACGCTGCATCCGGACGACTGA
- a CDS encoding acyl-CoA thioesterase encodes MTLPFEVELPVRYRDMDTLGHVNNAVYATYLEQARYQYFDRVLGVPYDEREMVLANVEIDFRRPLTLSNRTVRVACGVVELGGSSFRMRYRVLPDDGDDPAATAEAVLVAVEDGQPRSLPSWWRERFVEFEPGLEYDDPSTR; translated from the coding sequence ATGACTCTCCCCTTCGAGGTTGAACTCCCCGTTCGGTATCGCGACATGGACACGCTCGGACACGTCAACAACGCGGTCTACGCCACGTATCTCGAACAGGCGCGGTACCAGTACTTCGACCGCGTTCTCGGCGTCCCCTACGACGAGCGCGAGATGGTTCTCGCGAACGTCGAGATCGACTTTCGACGCCCGCTCACGCTCTCGAACCGAACGGTTCGGGTCGCCTGCGGCGTCGTGGAGCTCGGCGGTTCGAGCTTTCGGATGCGGTATCGCGTCCTCCCCGATGACGGCGACGATCCGGCGGCGACGGCCGAGGCGGTGCTCGTCGCCGTCGAAGACGGGCAGCCGCGATCGCTTCCCTCGTGGTGGCGCGAGCGGTTCGTCGAGTTCGAACCGGGACTCGAGTACGACGACCCGTCGACACGCTGA
- a CDS encoding DMT family transporter, protein MRYRNLLLFLTLAAVWGSAFMAIKAGVGGPDTPAYFFDAPVLFAAVRFDIAGAIMLVYAAWTTDRWLPGGRDDWVVVAVGAVLIIAGYHALLFVGQRGTTSAAAAVIVSLSPVLTTAFARAFLPDERLTVVGIVGMTVGLAGVIVLSRPDPANLVSSRFEALVFAAALCFALGSVLTRRLDSDLPTATMEAWSMLGGAVLMHVASVGLEESVVGMPGLRELAALAYLSIVSSAIGFLIYFDLLDRLGAIEINLVSYVAPIFAALAGFFFLAERIDGPTVAGFVIILVGFVLVKRRAMQSELRRHVADR, encoded by the coding sequence GTGCGCTATCGCAACCTCCTGTTGTTTTTGACGCTCGCGGCGGTGTGGGGATCGGCCTTCATGGCGATCAAAGCGGGTGTCGGTGGGCCCGATACGCCGGCGTATTTTTTCGATGCGCCCGTGCTGTTCGCCGCCGTCCGATTCGATATCGCCGGGGCGATAATGCTCGTCTACGCGGCCTGGACGACCGACCGGTGGCTGCCCGGCGGGCGCGACGACTGGGTGGTCGTCGCCGTCGGGGCCGTGCTCATCATCGCGGGCTACCACGCGCTGTTGTTCGTCGGCCAACGCGGCACGACGAGCGCGGCGGCGGCCGTCATCGTCTCGCTGTCGCCGGTGTTGACCACCGCGTTCGCCCGTGCGTTCCTGCCGGACGAACGGCTGACGGTCGTCGGAATCGTCGGAATGACCGTCGGCCTCGCGGGGGTGATCGTGCTCTCTCGACCCGATCCGGCGAACCTCGTCAGCTCCCGCTTCGAGGCGCTCGTCTTCGCCGCCGCGCTCTGTTTCGCGCTGGGGAGCGTCCTCACGCGGCGACTCGACAGCGATCTCCCGACCGCGACGATGGAGGCGTGGTCGATGCTCGGCGGGGCAGTCCTCATGCACGTCGCCAGCGTCGGCCTCGAAGAGTCCGTCGTCGGAATGCCCGGATTGCGAGAGCTCGCCGCGTTGGCGTACCTCTCGATCGTCTCGAGCGCGATCGGGTTCCTCATCTACTTTGATCTGCTCGACCGGCTCGGCGCGATCGAGATCAACCTCGTCTCGTACGTCGCGCCGATCTTCGCCGCGCTCGCGGGGTTTTTCTTCCTCGCCGAACGCATCGACGGGCCGACGGTCGCGGGGTTCGTGATCATCCTCGTTGGCTTCGTACTCGTCAAGCGGCGAGCGATGCAGTCCGAGTTGCGTCGTCACGTCGCCGATCGATGA
- a CDS encoding CBS domain-containing protein encodes MNAREIMTRDVETVSPDDDVGEVLGRLARADFNGFPVTEDGIVVGIVTQGDLVDLFQPSGRTLWIPVGFPPFLESLTYAVDISWDKLDFGIDIARNAGRPVSDVMTEDVVTVGPKADIDELLDLLADEGQDINRLPVVDEAGALLGIIARQDLLRAIKLERDGE; translated from the coding sequence ATGAACGCACGCGAGATCATGACCCGGGATGTCGAGACCGTTTCGCCCGACGACGACGTGGGTGAGGTGCTCGGTCGACTCGCCCGCGCCGACTTCAACGGGTTTCCGGTCACCGAGGACGGGATCGTCGTCGGGATCGTCACGCAGGGCGACCTCGTCGATCTGTTCCAGCCCTCCGGCCGGACGCTCTGGATCCCGGTCGGCTTCCCGCCGTTTCTCGAATCGCTCACCTACGCCGTCGACATCTCGTGGGACAAACTGGATTTCGGCATCGATATCGCCCGAAACGCCGGGCGGCCGGTCAGCGACGTGATGACCGAGGACGTGGTGACGGTCGGGCCGAAGGCCGACATCGATGAGTTGCTCGATCTGCTGGCCGACGAGGGACAGGATATCAACCGGCTGCCGGTCGTCGACGAGGCCGGCGCGCTCCTCGGGATTATCGCCCGCCAGGATCTCCTTCGGGCGATCAAGCTCGAACGGGACGGCGAGTAG
- a CDS encoding sensor histidine kinase: MQNATPLGTLAAGFISLIGFVLLVPNAQRLLAGGGPTPALVLAVLGVLLPAALVVIGYLLLRDDTTATHLPQIAGWAALGTALLALILALISLSGVPLPLYAGATLLSVSTFAHVIIGVRDVQRIRAEELAIQREKLAVLNRLVRHNLRHEAQYLLGVESEVERADTPESRAELSERVRTIANRLSETHDTLNRSQEIIKGGDRSTTPIDVHHAVEDVVREYRATYPDATIAVDVPTEYRVSAGREFRTVLEELIENAIVYADGVPDVQVSAAKSGRRIKLEVTDNGPGIPEPDRSVIAREVEIDQMTHAQGLGLWFVRWAMDAYDGEFGLDTDGNGTTVTLELASP; this comes from the coding sequence ATGCAGAACGCCACCCCGCTCGGAACACTCGCCGCGGGGTTCATTAGCCTGATCGGATTCGTACTGCTCGTACCGAACGCCCAACGACTGCTCGCGGGCGGCGGCCCCACCCCAGCGCTGGTACTCGCCGTCCTCGGCGTTCTGCTGCCGGCCGCACTGGTCGTGATCGGCTACCTGCTTCTGAGAGACGACACGACGGCGACACATCTCCCGCAGATCGCCGGCTGGGCAGCGCTCGGGACGGCGCTCTTGGCGTTGATTCTCGCACTCATCTCGCTTTCGGGGGTTCCGTTGCCGCTGTACGCGGGGGCGACGCTGCTCTCGGTGAGCACGTTCGCTCACGTCATCATCGGCGTTCGCGACGTCCAGCGCATCCGTGCGGAGGAGCTCGCCATCCAGCGCGAGAAGCTGGCGGTCCTCAACCGACTGGTCAGACACAACCTCCGACACGAGGCACAGTACCTCCTCGGCGTCGAAAGCGAGGTCGAGCGGGCCGACACGCCCGAATCGCGTGCGGAGCTCTCCGAGCGCGTTCGGACCATCGCGAACCGGCTCTCGGAGACGCACGACACCCTCAATCGATCCCAGGAGATCATCAAAGGCGGCGATCGATCCACCACGCCGATCGACGTTCACCACGCCGTCGAGGACGTCGTCCGCGAATACCGAGCGACGTACCCCGATGCGACGATCGCGGTCGACGTCCCAACGGAGTACCGCGTCAGCGCCGGGAGGGAGTTTCGGACCGTCTTAGAGGAACTGATAGAGAACGCCATCGTCTACGCCGACGGGGTCCCGGACGTTCAGGTGTCGGCGGCGAAATCCGGGCGACGGATCAAACTGGAGGTGACCGACAACGGCCCCGGGATTCCGGAGCCGGATCGGTCGGTGATCGCCCGAGAGGTCGAGATCGATCAGATGACGCACGCACAGGGGCTCGGTCTGTGGTTCGTCCGGTGGGCGATGGACGCCTACGACGGCGAGTTCGGGCTCGACACCGACGGGAACGGGACGACCGTGACGCTCGAGCTAGCGAGTCCGTGA
- the dacZ gene encoding diadenylate cyclase DacZ, which translates to MSELGDLLDEIVSGVDGTLLFSPSGSLFERFTAERDPIVVSTENAVGAERYVALPLEFDDIRERIRFGVEGALDGGFVEEGDQLACAVALFADDIDTVTRVRAGDFERSGVYDLFVNSRAEPEVIRNVLEVAIELGKKGQKGKRVGALFVVGDAGKVMNKSRPLSYNPFEKSHVHVGDPIVDVMLKEFSRLDGAFVISDSGKIVSAYRYLEPAAEGVDIPKGLGARHMAAGAVTKDTNAVAVVLSESDGLVRAFSGGEIILELDPEEY; encoded by the coding sequence ATGAGTGAACTCGGTGACCTGCTGGATGAGATCGTGTCGGGTGTCGATGGGACGCTGTTGTTTTCACCCAGTGGGTCGCTGTTCGAGCGGTTCACAGCGGAGAGAGACCCGATCGTCGTTTCGACCGAAAACGCGGTCGGTGCCGAACGGTACGTCGCGCTACCGCTCGAGTTCGACGACATTCGCGAACGGATTCGTTTCGGCGTCGAGGGAGCCCTCGACGGCGGTTTCGTCGAGGAGGGTGACCAACTCGCCTGTGCTGTCGCGCTGTTCGCCGACGATATCGACACGGTGACGCGGGTCAGGGCGGGCGATTTCGAGCGTTCCGGCGTCTACGACCTCTTCGTGAACAGCCGGGCGGAACCGGAGGTCATCCGCAACGTACTGGAGGTCGCGATCGAACTGGGCAAGAAGGGGCAGAAGGGCAAGCGCGTCGGCGCGCTCTTCGTCGTCGGCGACGCCGGCAAGGTGATGAACAAGTCCCGGCCGCTCAGCTACAACCCCTTCGAGAAGAGCCACGTCCACGTCGGCGATCCGATCGTCGACGTTATGCTCAAGGAGTTCTCGCGGCTCGACGGCGCGTTCGTCATCAGCGACTCCGGAAAGATTGTCTCGGCGTACCGCTACCTCGAACCCGCCGCCGAGGGCGTCGACATCCCGAAGGGGCTCGGCGCGCGCCACATGGCCGCGGGCGCGGTCACCAAGGACACGAACGCGGTCGCGGTCGTACTTTCCGAATCCGACGGCCTCGTCCGGGCATTCTCCGGCGGCGAGATAATTCTCGAGTTGGATCCGGAGGAGTACTGA
- a CDS encoding mechanosensitive ion channel domain-containing protein, producing the protein MTPPFVRAWFEGLSSPVQNLLVAIGVLFLGVTLGAIVAAVVYRLLVALGVDDAVEGTPFERTARQFGSSTVHLLAQIVGAFVFFVAALYAMRTIGLVPGEAFLDEIGAFLPRLFIAVFVILTGLILGDKAEIVVGERLRSVKLPEVTVVSTLVKLSILYVAGLIALSQLGVATAALLVLLAAYAFGVFFLGGLAFKDLLASAAAGIYLLMTEPYTIGDEVEIDGSRGIVQEIDVFVTYVENDGEEFVIPNRKVVSEGAMRVRSY; encoded by the coding sequence ATGACGCCGCCTTTCGTCCGCGCGTGGTTCGAGGGGCTCTCGTCGCCGGTACAGAACCTCCTCGTCGCGATCGGCGTGCTATTTTTGGGAGTCACCCTCGGCGCGATCGTCGCCGCCGTGGTCTACCGGCTTCTGGTCGCGCTCGGCGTCGACGACGCCGTCGAGGGAACGCCGTTCGAACGAACCGCCCGTCAGTTCGGCAGCTCGACCGTCCACCTGCTCGCGCAGATTGTCGGCGCGTTCGTCTTTTTTGTCGCGGCGCTGTACGCGATGCGGACGATCGGCCTGGTTCCGGGCGAGGCCTTTCTCGACGAGATCGGCGCGTTCCTCCCGCGGCTGTTCATAGCGGTGTTCGTTATTCTGACCGGCCTCATCCTCGGCGACAAAGCCGAGATCGTGGTCGGAGAACGGCTCCGCAGCGTGAAGCTCCCCGAGGTGACGGTCGTCTCGACGCTGGTGAAGTTATCGATCCTCTACGTTGCGGGGCTCATCGCGCTGTCGCAACTCGGCGTCGCGACGGCGGCGCTTTTGGTGTTACTCGCCGCCTACGCGTTCGGCGTCTTCTTTCTCGGCGGCTTGGCATTCAAGGACCTGCTCGCCTCCGCGGCGGCCGGGATCTATCTCCTGATGACGGAACCGTACACGATCGGGGACGAGGTCGAAATAGACGGCAGCCGCGGTATCGTCCAGGAGATCGACGTGTTCGTCACCTACGTCGAAAACGACGGCGAGGAGTTCGTCATCCCTAACCGGAAAGTGGTTTCCGAGGGCGCGATGCGGGTCCGATCTTACTGA
- a CDS encoding acyltransferase yields the protein MNDAADNGVRGNDGGVRGRRDRVARHPTPGPHNSLWSWPDAKHPFRVILNYVCIVLARHSPSLRSKNWLLRRIGVTVGSGVSWGLESTPDVFWPELITVGDDAIVGYDATLLCHEFLQDEYRTGEVRIGERAMIGAGAVVLPGVDIGPDAQVAANSLVTEDVPAGETWAGVPAEPVTRRSDGD from the coding sequence GTGAACGACGCGGCAGACAACGGAGTGCGCGGCAACGACGGCGGAGTGCGCGGACGCCGCGACCGAGTCGCCCGACATCCGACGCCCGGCCCGCACAACTCCCTGTGGTCGTGGCCCGACGCGAAGCACCCGTTTCGGGTGATACTCAACTACGTCTGCATCGTGCTGGCGCGCCACTCGCCGAGCCTCCGGAGCAAAAACTGGCTGCTTCGACGGATCGGCGTCACCGTCGGCTCCGGCGTGTCGTGGGGGCTCGAATCGACGCCGGACGTCTTCTGGCCGGAGCTCATCACCGTCGGGGACGACGCGATCGTCGGGTACGACGCGACGCTTTTGTGTCACGAGTTCCTGCAGGACGAGTACCGCACAGGCGAGGTGCGGATCGGCGAGCGCGCGATGATCGGTGCCGGCGCGGTCGTGTTACCGGGCGTCGATATCGGTCCGGACGCGCAGGTCGCGGCGAACTCGCTCGTCACCGAGGACGTTCCGGCCGGGGAGACGTGGGCCGGCGTTCCGGCGGAGCCGGTCACGCGGAGATCGGACGGAGACTAG
- a CDS encoding DEAD/DEAH box helicase has product MTDEPADAGERAIDLDAFYDALGGRRRAVTAAEIAETVDRSAGVATAGLDELASDGLIERLDVADQSAVWVPKAAASADERITVFEKRREIVVDQPAQYTRALLTQFAHLADTNREGGYIYTVREEDVWNAPYETLTELLATVRSALGGRYEALEEWIGGQWERAHKFRLVTHEDGYVVLEAKSADLLGNIAEPKLADGVLRARIGDATAWVADDRTAELKRTLYEAGYPVQDHRDLETGDDLPFELRPELRAYQADWVERFIDLGSGVLVGPPGSGKTIAALGIMSEIEGETLVLVPSRELAGQWHDAILEHTTLSPELIGEYHGGSKDIRPATIATYQTAGMDRHRMLFDSRKWGLIVFDEVHHVPSPIHRRSASLQAKHRLGLTATPVRETDDQEEIYTLIGPPIGTDWEALFDAGYVAEPEVEIRLLPWGSETHRSEYAAADGHGRRQLAATNPAKRSEIAAILRENRGSKAIVFVEYIDQGDAIAEALDAPFISGETPHARRSRLFDRFRRGEVETIVVSRVGDEGIDLPDAEIAIAASGLGGSRRQGAQRAGRTMRPVGKARMYVLATRGTTEEDFARNRTKHLAARGVRVREAESAAFGDRGDAGSDADEE; this is encoded by the coding sequence GTGACGGACGAGCCTGCGGACGCCGGAGAACGGGCGATCGATCTCGACGCGTTTTACGACGCTCTCGGGGGGCGGCGACGTGCCGTGACCGCGGCCGAAATCGCCGAGACGGTCGATCGTTCGGCTGGCGTGGCGACCGCCGGGTTGGACGAGTTGGCGTCCGACGGACTCATCGAACGTCTCGACGTCGCCGACCAGTCGGCGGTCTGGGTTCCGAAGGCAGCCGCGTCGGCGGACGAGCGAATCACGGTGTTCGAGAAGCGCCGCGAGATCGTCGTCGACCAGCCCGCACAGTACACGCGAGCGCTGTTGACGCAGTTCGCCCACCTGGCGGACACGAACCGCGAGGGCGGCTACATCTACACCGTGCGAGAGGAAGACGTTTGGAACGCCCCCTACGAGACGCTCACGGAGCTGCTCGCGACGGTTCGCTCGGCGCTCGGCGGCCGGTACGAGGCTCTGGAGGAGTGGATCGGAGGACAGTGGGAGCGCGCCCACAAGTTCCGGCTCGTGACTCACGAGGACGGCTACGTCGTCCTCGAAGCAAAGAGCGCGGACCTGCTCGGCAACATCGCGGAGCCCAAACTCGCCGACGGCGTGCTGCGGGCCCGCATTGGTGACGCGACCGCGTGGGTCGCCGACGACCGGACGGCCGAACTCAAGCGGACGCTGTACGAGGCCGGCTACCCAGTGCAGGACCACCGTGATCTCGAGACGGGCGACGACCTTCCCTTCGAGTTGCGGCCCGAACTGCGGGCGTATCAGGCCGACTGGGTCGAGCGGTTCATCGACTTGGGGTCGGGCGTGTTGGTCGGCCCGCCCGGCTCCGGGAAGACCATCGCCGCCCTCGGGATCATGTCGGAGATCGAAGGCGAGACGCTCGTGTTGGTCCCCTCCCGCGAACTCGCCGGCCAGTGGCACGACGCAATCTTAGAACACACGACGCTGTCGCCGGAGCTGATCGGCGAGTACCACGGCGGCTCGAAGGATATTCGGCCGGCGACGATCGCGACCTACCAGACCGCCGGGATGGATCGCCACCGGATGCTGTTCGACTCCAGAAAGTGGGGACTGATCGTCTTCGACGAGGTCCACCACGTCCCCTCGCCGATCCACCGACGGAGCGCGAGCCTGCAGGCCAAACACCGGCTCGGACTGACCGCGACGCCGGTCCGGGAGACGGACGATCAAGAGGAGATCTACACGCTGATCGGTCCGCCGATCGGCACCGACTGGGAGGCGCTGTTCGACGCCGGCTACGTCGCCGAACCGGAGGTCGAGATTCGGCTGCTTCCGTGGGGGTCGGAGACCCACCGAAGCGAGTACGCGGCCGCCGATGGGCACGGACGCCGACAACTCGCCGCGACGAACCCGGCGAAGCGCAGCGAGATCGCGGCGATCCTCCGCGAGAACCGCGGTTCGAAGGCCATCGTCTTCGTCGAGTACATCGACCAAGGCGACGCGATCGCCGAGGCGCTGGACGCCCCGTTTATCAGTGGCGAGACGCCACACGCCCGCCGGAGTCGGCTGTTCGATCGGTTCCGACGCGGCGAGGTGGAGACGATCGTCGTCTCGCGGGTTGGCGACGAGGGGATCGACCTCCCCGACGCCGAGATCGCGATCGCCGCCTCGGGGCTCGGCGGCTCGCGCCGACAGGGCGCACAGCGGGCCGGCCGGACGATGCGGCCCGTCGGGAAGGCGCGGATGTACGTCCTCGCGACGCGGGGGACGACGGAGGAGGACTTCGCCAGAAACCGGACGAAACACCTCGCGGCGCGCGGCGTCCGGGTTCGGGAGGCCGAATCGGCCGCCTTCGGCGATCGAGGGGACGCCGGATCGGACGCCGACGAGGAATGA
- a CDS encoding DUF5779 family protein translates to MGDFDLDLQTAEGELDEPTGSGSVVLGVLDGTTDPDEWIMHVEHDDVLVLNVDGDLNELAAGFAREIRDLGGELMHFRGFLVVSPPGREIDTDRLD, encoded by the coding sequence ATGGGTGACTTCGATCTCGATTTACAGACCGCCGAAGGCGAACTCGACGAACCGACGGGCAGCGGCAGCGTCGTGCTCGGGGTGCTCGACGGAACGACCGATCCCGACGAGTGGATCATGCACGTCGAACACGACGACGTGCTCGTGTTGAACGTCGATGGCGACCTGAACGAACTCGCGGCTGGCTTTGCCCGCGAAATCAGAGATCTCGGCGGCGAACTGATGCACTTTCGCGGCTTTCTCGTCGTCTCGCCGCCGGGCCGGGAGATCGACACCGACCGGCTGGACTGA
- a CDS encoding VOC family protein, whose translation MLDACRWLALEVKYLDPIVSFYTTSLSTPVVAESDREIAVSVGGEAEIRLRRPDGVPRGGLHTHYALSCPADAYDLWWDQLSAKFDLQEVDFGSMRSLYLYDPVGNCVEIGGADDVQGLDDPTLSGIFEVVFEVESLPDAEDFYTDLGFEIVDRGDDRRRTRLTTGPFDIELWEPHLGLADARGGVHVDVGIGSGDPAATADAVADRATKREPVEGGVRIRDPDGHYLTFVDDL comes from the coding sequence ATGCTCGACGCGTGTCGGTGGCTCGCGCTGGAGGTCAAATACCTCGATCCGATCGTCTCTTTTTATACCACCTCCCTCTCAACGCCGGTCGTCGCGGAGTCCGACCGCGAGATCGCGGTGTCGGTTGGCGGGGAGGCCGAGATCCGCCTTCGACGCCCCGACGGCGTCCCGCGTGGCGGACTGCACACCCACTACGCGCTGTCGTGCCCGGCGGACGCCTACGATCTGTGGTGGGATCAGCTCTCGGCGAAGTTCGACCTCCAGGAAGTCGATTTCGGCAGCATGCGCTCGCTGTACCTCTACGACCCGGTGGGAAACTGCGTCGAGATCGGCGGCGCGGACGACGTCCAAGGACTCGACGATCCGACGCTGTCAGGCATTTTCGAGGTCGTCTTCGAGGTCGAATCGCTCCCCGACGCCGAGGACTTTTACACGGATCTCGGCTTCGAGATCGTCGACCGCGGCGACGACCGACGCCGGACTCGGCTCACGACGGGACCGTTCGACATCGAGCTGTGGGAGCCGCACTTGGGTCTCGCAGACGCGCGTGGAGGCGTCCACGTTGATGTCGGGATCGGCTCGGGCGACCCGGCGGCGACCGCCGACGCCGTGGCCGATCGGGCGACGAAACGCGAACCCGTCGAGGGCGGCGTCCGGATCCGCGATCCGGACGGCCACTACCTGACGTTCGTCGACGATTTATAA
- the surE gene encoding 5'/3'-nucleotidase SurE: protein MNILLTNDDGIDAVGIRTLYDRLSPIADVMAVAPANDQSAVGRQLSQTVDLYEHELGYAVEGTPGDCVIAALGSLDFEPDLVVSGTNQGANLGAYVLGRSGTVSAAVEAAFFNVPAIAASVYFPAGQFDFDEFTPEPAHFGEAARAVEFLVEHASNVGVFETADYLNVNAPLPPATGHAKMEITRPSHVYKMDADHDGNGTVRLNDRIWELMAEGSIPDPVGSDRRAVIEGRVSVSPLTAPHTTTDHEALVGLAEAY, encoded by the coding sequence ATGAACATCCTCCTCACGAACGACGACGGGATCGACGCTGTCGGGATCCGGACGCTGTACGATCGGCTCTCCCCGATCGCCGACGTGATGGCCGTCGCGCCGGCGAACGATCAAAGCGCCGTTGGCCGACAGCTCTCACAGACCGTCGATCTGTACGAACACGAGCTCGGGTACGCCGTCGAGGGAACGCCGGGAGATTGCGTCATCGCTGCCCTCGGCTCGCTGGACTTCGAGCCCGATCTGGTCGTCTCCGGTACCAATCAGGGGGCCAACCTCGGAGCCTACGTCCTCGGGCGTTCGGGGACCGTCTCCGCGGCCGTCGAAGCCGCCTTCTTCAACGTCCCAGCGATCGCGGCATCGGTGTACTTTCCCGCCGGCCAGTTCGACTTCGACGAGTTCACGCCGGAGCCGGCCCACTTCGGCGAAGCGGCGCGGGCCGTCGAGTTCCTCGTCGAACACGCCTCGAACGTCGGCGTCTTCGAGACGGCGGACTACCTCAACGTCAACGCCCCTCTTCCGCCGGCGACGGGGCACGCGAAGATGGAGATCACGCGCCCCTCGCACGTCTACAAGATGGACGCCGACCATGACGGCAACGGAACGGTCAGACTCAACGATCGGATCTGGGAGCTGATGGCCGAGGGGAGCATCCCTGATCCCGTCGGTAGCGATCGCCGCGCCGTCATCGAGGGACGCGTCAGCGTCTCGCCGCTCACCGCCCCCCACACGACGACCGATCACGAGGCCCTGGTCGGGCTCGCGGAAGCGTACTGA